The genomic window TGGACGTCACGCCCAAAGCCTGTAGCTGCGCGGCGATTCCGGCGCGCAGGTCCAACCCCGGGGTGCCCGCGACGGTCGTCGTGCGACTGCCGGGCAGCGTCGCTTCCACGTCATCGGCCATCGCGGCGGGCACCTCGTAGTGGCGGCCGCTGGCCGCCGGCCCCAACAGCGCCGAGATGTCGGCGGGCTGCGCGCCCAGGCCCTGCATGGCTTCCACCGCACGAACCACCACGCCGTGTTGGGCGCCGACCCGACCGGCGTGCACCGCCGCCACCACGCCGGCGCGCGCATCGGCCAGCAGCACCGGCACGCAGTCGGCGGTGACGACGACCAGCGCCAGGCGCGCGATATTGGTCACCAGCCCGTCGGTGTCGTCGACCGCAGCGGGTCGCGGACCGTCGACCACCTCGATGTGGTCACCATGCACCTGGTTCATCCACACCAGCCGCCGGGCCGGCAGCCCGATCACCTTGGCCAGCCGGTCGCGGTTGGCCTGGACCGCGGCCGGGTCGTCGCCCACATGGTCACCGAGGTTGAAGGTGTCGAACGGCGCCGCGGAGACCCCGCCGGCCCGGGTCGTCGT from Mycobacterium kubicae includes these protein-coding regions:
- the pgeF gene encoding peptidoglycan editing factor PgeF produces the protein MDVRIRRVTTTRAGGVSAAPFDTFNLGDHVGDDPAAVQANRDRLAKVIGLPARRLVWMNQVHGDHIEVVDGPRPAAVDDTDGLVTNIARLALVVVTADCVPVLLADARAGVVAAVHAGRVGAQHGVVVRAVEAMQGLGAQPADISALLGPAASGRHYEVPAAMADDVEATLPGSRTTTVAGTPGLDLRAGIAAQLQALGVTSIDVDPRCTIAEPTLFSHRREAPTGRLASLVWME